A single Nycticebus coucang isolate mNycCou1 chromosome 16, mNycCou1.pri, whole genome shotgun sequence DNA region contains:
- the SST gene encoding somatostatin, producing MLSCRLQCALAALSIVLALGGVTAAPSDPRLRQFLQKSLAAAAGKQELAKYFLAELLSEPNQTENDALEPEDLSPAAEQDEMRLELQRSANSNPAMAPRERKAGCKNFFWKTFTSC from the exons ATGCTGTCCTGCCGCCTCCAGTGCGCGCTGGCTGCGCTCTCCATCGTCCTGGCCCTGGGCGGTGTCACCGCCGCGCCCTCGGACCCCAGACTCCGTCAGTTTCTGCAGAAGTCCCTGGCCGCTGCCGCAGGGAAGCAG GAACTGGCCAAGTATTTCCTGGCAGAGCTGCTGTCTGAACCCAACCAGACGGAGAACGATGCCCTGGAACCTGAAGATTTGTCCCCAGCGGCTGAGCAGGATGAAATGAGGCTGGAGCTGCAGAGATCTGCTAACTCGAACCCAGCGATGGCCCCTCGAGAACGCAAAGCTGGCTGCAAGAATTTCTTCTGGAAGACTTTCACGTCCTGTTAG